One Candidatus Binatia bacterium genomic window carries:
- a CDS encoding prolyl oligopeptidase family serine peptidase — MQVWSVPTSGGASKLLGEGDAPVISPDSKHVAFTSDGAVMIAPIDGSSPAKQLFYDRGADSELQWSPDGTALAFASDRKDHSFIGIYRNGATALQFLAPTTSQDFMPRWSPDGTQIAFVRLHGDGGPPPRNPFDWTPNPWQIWVADARTASGHMAWSSPNTLRGSLPSTAGGPFMEWLAGNQIIFKSEQNNWLHLYAVPAQGGAARLLTPGSFMIEDVDVAPDRQSVVYSANTGSTAGDDDRRHVFSVDVANARVTQVTRGAGSEWQPVALVDRLVAYDGATAQQPPLITLEQPVHITGSSATSVIKPLDRPPSDFPSSQLVTPQEVSFKSADGQLIHGTLFVPSGGGKHPGIVFVHGGPPRQMLLSWHYMDYYSNAYAVNQYLASLGFVVLSVNYRLGIGYGHDFNFPAKWGPTGASEYQDVLAGAKFLQREPRVDPARIGIWGGSYGGYLTAMALARNSNVFKAGVDYHGVHDWSLDVENGVWGSPQLKRYQQYDTRAVMKLAWDSSPDSAIATWKSPVLLIQGDDDRNVEFHQMVDLVQRLRAAHVPYEEIVIPDEIHGFFRYASWLEADSATAEFLSRHLSPTP; from the coding sequence ATGCAAGTATGGTCGGTGCCGACGAGCGGCGGTGCGTCGAAACTCCTCGGCGAGGGGGACGCGCCGGTAATCTCGCCAGACTCGAAGCACGTCGCCTTTACAAGCGACGGTGCGGTGATGATCGCGCCGATTGACGGCTCGTCGCCGGCAAAGCAGCTATTCTACGATCGCGGCGCCGATTCCGAACTGCAGTGGTCGCCGGATGGAACCGCGCTCGCCTTCGCCTCTGATCGCAAGGACCATAGTTTCATCGGCATCTATCGCAACGGCGCGACTGCGTTGCAATTTCTCGCGCCGACGACGTCGCAGGATTTCATGCCGCGCTGGTCGCCGGACGGCACGCAGATCGCGTTCGTCCGGCTGCACGGCGACGGCGGACCGCCGCCGCGCAATCCGTTCGATTGGACACCGAATCCCTGGCAGATCTGGGTCGCCGACGCTCGCACCGCCTCGGGTCACATGGCATGGTCGAGCCCGAACACGCTGCGCGGGTCACTGCCGAGCACGGCCGGCGGCCCGTTTATGGAATGGCTCGCAGGCAATCAGATCATCTTCAAGAGCGAGCAGAACAACTGGCTGCACCTCTACGCTGTGCCCGCGCAAGGCGGCGCTGCGCGTTTGCTGACGCCCGGCTCCTTCATGATCGAAGACGTCGACGTCGCGCCCGACCGGCAATCGGTCGTTTATTCCGCGAACACCGGCTCGACGGCCGGCGACGACGATCGCCGTCACGTGTTTAGTGTCGACGTCGCGAACGCGCGAGTCACGCAGGTGACTCGCGGCGCGGGCAGCGAGTGGCAGCCCGTTGCGCTCGTAGATCGCCTCGTCGCCTATGATGGCGCGACGGCTCAGCAGCCCCCGCTCATCACGCTGGAGCAACCGGTACACATCACCGGATCAAGCGCGACGAGCGTTATTAAGCCCCTTGATCGGCCGCCCTCGGACTTTCCGTCGTCGCAACTCGTGACGCCGCAAGAGGTTTCGTTCAAGTCGGCCGACGGCCAACTAATTCACGGCACGCTCTTTGTGCCGAGCGGCGGCGGCAAGCATCCGGGGATCGTCTTCGTGCATGGCGGGCCGCCGCGCCAGATGCTGCTAAGCTGGCACTACATGGATTACTACTCGAACGCGTACGCGGTGAACCAATACTTGGCGAGCCTCGGCTTCGTCGTGCTCTCGGTAAACTATCGCTTGGGCATCGGCTACGGCCACGATTTTAACTTCCCCGCGAAGTGGGGGCCGACCGGCGCTTCGGAGTACCAAGACGTCCTGGCAGGCGCGAAGTTTCTGCAGCGCGAGCCGCGCGTGGATCCGGCGCGCATCGGCATCTGGGGCGGCTCGTACGGTGGCTACCTGACGGCAATGGCGCTCGCGCGCAACTCGAACGTCTTCAAGGCGGGCGTGGATTACCACGGCGTCCACGACTGGTCGCTCGACGTCGAGAACGGGGTGTGGGGCTCTCCGCAGCTCAAACGCTACCAGCAATACGACACGCGGGCCGTCATGAAACTTGCCTGGGATTCGTCGCCCGATTCCGCGATCGCGACGTGGAAATCGCCGGTGCTGCTCATTCAGGGCGACGACGATCGCAACGTCGAGTTCCACCAGATGGTCGATCTCGTGCAGCGCCTGCGCGCCGCGCACGTGCCGTACGAGGAGATCGTCATCCCCGACGAGATCCACGGATTCTTCCGCTACGCGTCGTGGCTCGAGGCCGACTCCGCGACCGCGGAGTTTTTAAGCCGGCACCTCTCGCCTACGCCTTAG